Sequence from the Coleofasciculaceae cyanobacterium genome:
AACCTAGTAATCAGCTTTATGTCAACCCTGGCATCGGCATGAGCATCGCACCGATACGTTTATTTTGTCCTCCAGAATTAACCTTTTTTACTCTTCAGCAAGATGGATAATTGATAATCAATCGATCAATTTTCAATATTCTCCGAGAAATATTCATTGCGACTGAGGTTATTAAATTTTGCAGCAGATAGCATGAAAGCGTTGAGAGGAAAAATTTAAGTATGACTTTTTCAGGTGTAATGTTAGATATGGACGGAACGCTAGTATTAAGTAACGATGCTCATGCTCAAGCATGGGTAGAAGCATTTGCTGCGTTTGGTCATGAGTTAGAATTCGATCGAGTTCGTCCTTTAATTGGCATGGGTGGCGATCGCATCATTCCTAAATTTTTGCCAGGATGTTCTGACCAAGAAGGAGAAGGTAAAGAAATAGCCGATCGTCGTAAAGAATTAATTATTGACAAATTTGCCGCTAATTTAGCTCCTGCTAAGGGTTCGCGAGATTTAACCATTAAAATGCAACAGCAAGGTTTACGGTTGTTAATTGCTAGTTCGGCAACTAGTGAAGAACTGTCAGTATTACTTAAGGTGGCGCAAGTTGACGATTTGCTCAGTCAAGACGAAGCAACTACTTCTAGCGATACTGAAGCTTCCAAACCAGAACCAGACTTGATGCAGGTGGCATTAGAGAAGCTGGGAATGCCAGCCGAGCGCGTAGTCATGATTGGTGACACACCTTATGATATTGAAGCAGCGAAAAAAGTAGGAGTTGCCACAATTGCTTTTCGTTGTGGAGGCTTTAGCGATGAGCAATTAAAAGATGCGATCGCGATTTACAATGATCCAGCCGATTTATTAGAACATTACGATGATTCGCCCCTAGTAGCGCATCCAGATTAATTAGTTGGTATTGAAAATTAGTTTGAGTCCCTAACCCCCTTCTCGCGCATTCACTCGATAGCCGCATTCCTGCCCTTGCACCCAATGCGGTGGGTGCTTGTCCTTACCGCAATGAGGATAAACACCTTTCGGCGATATGCTCGTGCATGATATGCGAAGCGGTATGCTTTAGCATTTGCGTAGCTTATCCTTTAGGGGGTCGCTCGTCTTGGGGAAACAGCCCAGCATTCTAGCCTAGACGTGGTACTAGAGTAGGCCAGACTTGAAGCCAAACTTACAAAGGTAGTTTGATAGTAAAAGTAGTTCCTCGTTCCACCTGTGATGAGACGGTAATTTTACCGCCATGAGCTTCAACTATCTGTTTGACGATCGCCAGCCCCAAACCAAAGCCACCTGTAGTACGACAGCGATCGTTATCCACTCGATAAAATCGCTCAAAAATGTGAGGCAAATCTGCTTTGGGAATGCCAATTCCGCTATCTTCGATTTCGATTACCGCTTGACGCGATTTTTCCCACAGACGCAACTTTACTTTGCCCCCACTCGGCGTATATTTACAGGCGTTAGTCAGTAAGTTAATTATTGCTTGAGTCAATAGAGTCGGTTCGGCTGATATTTGAATTGCTTGAGAAGGTAGATCACAGGTGAAATTCAAGTTTTGTTCTTGAGCTAAAGTCTGATAATCATCAGCAATTTGTTGCAGTAAATTAGTTAAATCGAGCTTTGCTAAAGACTCGGGATTAAATTGTTCTTCGTGACGAGCTAAAAATAGTAAATTACTAACTAAAGTGCTGATTGACTCTACCAGATGGGTGATTTTTTCCAAGCGAAACAGCTGCTGCGAACCATCTTTAACTGGGGTAATCAATCCTACTTGAGCGTTAGTCAAAATTGCTGCCAGGGGTGCGCGTAATTCGTGAGAAGCATCGGCAGTAAAACGCTGAAGCTGGCTATATGCCTGTCGAATCGGCTGCATGGCAATTCCCGCCAATACCCAACCAGTTACGCTGATTATGCCCAAAGAAACTGGTACGGCTATAGTTAAAACTAAGCGTAACTCAGTCAGGTTATTCTGAGTAACGGTTAAAGGAGTGCCAACTTGAAGATAGCCGATAAGTTCTTGTTTTTGATAAACGGGTAGCGTAATTTGTCGAATCCAGGGTTTATCGCCTTTAATAGTTTCTAAACCAGAATCAAGCATTAACCGTTCCGTGCCAGGGCTACCAAAAAATTGTCCTAGTTGCTTTTGAGAACTGTACCAACGGGCATATACTAGTTCGGTGTCGAGCAAGCGCGTATTACTTCCGAGCAACGGCACATTTTCCAGATTGGCAGCGTCAGATTTTACATTGTATTTGACGTTGGTTGCCATCACTCTTGTCTTACGATAGAGCAAGCGATCGAGTTGTTCTAG
This genomic interval carries:
- a CDS encoding HAD family hydrolase gives rise to the protein MTFSGVMLDMDGTLVLSNDAHAQAWVEAFAAFGHELEFDRVRPLIGMGGDRIIPKFLPGCSDQEGEGKEIADRRKELIIDKFAANLAPAKGSRDLTIKMQQQGLRLLIASSATSEELSVLLKVAQVDDLLSQDEATTSSDTEASKPEPDLMQVALEKLGMPAERVVMIGDTPYDIEAAKKVGVATIAFRCGGFSDEQLKDAIAIYNDPADLLEHYDDSPLVAHPD
- a CDS encoding ATP-binding protein, with the translated sequence MFYRSRRNLARWFTFSMSSILIIFAGVLYYVEAVDELEQLDRLLYRKTRVMATNVKYNVKSDAANLENVPLLGSNTRLLDTELVYARWYSSQKQLGQFFGSPGTERLMLDSGLETIKGDKPWIRQITLPVYQKQELIGYLQVGTPLTVTQNNLTELRLVLTIAVPVSLGIISVTGWVLAGIAMQPIRQAYSQLQRFTADASHELRAPLAAILTNAQVGLITPVKDGSQQLFRLEKITHLVESISTLVSNLLFLARHEEQFNPESLAKLDLTNLLQQIADDYQTLAQEQNLNFTCDLPSQAIQISAEPTLLTQAIINLLTNACKYTPSGGKVKLRLWEKSRQAVIEIEDSGIGIPKADLPHIFERFYRVDNDRCRTTGGFGLGLAIVKQIVEAHGGKITVSSQVERGTTFTIKLPL